Part of the Sporomusa termitida genome, CTATTATCAAAATCAAGCATATTATTCTCCTGCAACCAGGATCGGATACAATTCAGAAACTTTTTAGCGGCCGGAGATATATTTTTTAGAGACAGAGCCGCTATGCCAATAATCCGATAATCCTGCTCCGCCAAATCCACGACATGGACGTTGTCAGGCACATTCACTAAAATTAGTTCCGGCAGAATGCTGATACCCAAGCCCTTTTGGACCATGGCCAGAATTGTTCGCTCCTCCATTAGCTCATACCTGATTTGCAGGTTTAATTTATGTTCATTCAAAAGGCGTTTAATATTATCGTCACTGCCCCACTGGGGCATAATAAAAGATTCATCTTTGATCTGGGCATAGGCAATAACCTGCTGATGGCGCAACGGGTGATCCGGGGGCAGGATAACAACCAGTTTATCCTTTTTCAAAGGAATTGTTTCAAACGGTTTGGAAATCGGCAAGGATACAAACCCAAAATCGACAGTGCCGCCGGCTATCCAGTCATTCATTTCATCATAGCAGCCCAGATAGGTTTTAACCTCAATCTGGGGATGGCTTTCGCTAAACCGGGCTAAAATCTCAGGCAGCCACTGCATGGAGACACTGGACAGTGTTCCTAAACGGACGGTGCCGGTGTCAAACCCTTTGATCGCTGCTGTTTCCTGTCGCAAGAGCATTTCTTCATGCAGGATTCGCTGGACATGCTTAAGAATGCGTTCGCCGTTGCTTGTCAGGCTAATGCCTGAACGATCGCGTTTAAGCAAAGCAAATCCCAGCTCGGCTTCCAGGGTGGAGACGGCGTAGCTGACCCCGGACTGAGTCAGGTTAAGCTTCTCTGCAGCCTTGGTTAAACTGCCTGCTTCAACAATTGTGCTGAATATCTCATATTTTGAAAGTGACAAGAGTGCCAACCTCCCAGGCTGCAAATTTTTACTCCCTCAGACAAGCAATGCCGGTTTACACCTTAGCTTAAATATACTATATACAGGCCACACATGCTACTTAATTTTACAATTTTAATGTTATTTGTTCAGGTAAAATGTGAGAAGGCAAGGCTGATTGTAAACCATGTTTTCTTTATTTTCCCAGCATACAGAAGTTGACAAAAACAGGAATAGCCCTCTATAGTAGATAATAAGAGGACAGGGGAGGAGAAAATGTAATGAGCAAAAAACCGGATTTTAAAAAATATGGATTTATTCCGCAGCGTCAGCCGGGCTTGCTGCTTATGCGCCTGCGCAACCGGGCCGGCAATATTACTGCCGCCGACTTGTGTAAAGTGGCTGAACTGGCCGAGCGGTTCGGGACCGGCAAGGTCCATGTGACCATCCGCCAGGGGATGGAAATTCCCGGGGTAAAAGAAGAACAGTTTGAAGAAGCCCGTCAGGCTGTACTGGCTGCCGGCCTGCTGCCGGCGGTGTGCGGCTTGCGGATACGGCCGGTGGTTGCCTGTCCCGGCACGAACACCTGCCCGTACGGCTTAGTGAATACCGAGGCCCTGGCAGCCCGGCTGGATGCTGAATTTGTGGGCCGCGATTTGCCGGCGAAAACCAAATTTGCCGTCAGCGGCTGTGCCAATGCCTGTACGAAACCCCAGGCCCATGATATTGGCTTTAGGGGGGCCGCTGAACCGGTCGTTGACCATGAGCTTTGTGTAAAATGCGGCGCCTGTGTAAAGCGCTGTCCGGCGCAAGCGATGGCGATTGACAATGAAACATTAGCCATCGATTATGACCAATGTCTGGCCTGCGGCGTTTGCGTACGGCTGTGCCCGAAGCAGGCGCTAAAGACAGGCCGGGTGGGTTATCACATTTTTGCCGGTGGTAAAGGGGGCCGTTACCCTAACGACGCTGCGCTTATTGCCACTTTTGTGGCTGAGGAAGAGGTTATCCCTTACCTGGAAGCAATCCTGGCGGTGTATCAGGAACTGGCCGATAAGGGACAGCGTCTAAGCATGGTTATGGCCAGACACGGAGCAGCAGCCATTGCCGCCCAGGTGGAAAAAGTGGCGGCTGCGGCCGAATAAGGATTGACATAGCCGCTATCTGTTGCTATACTTTCACTAATTAAATGATAATTGGTTGATCAGAAAGCTGAAGACCTAGTACGCCATGTTTGTGGCGTCTTAGGCTTGAGCTTTTTTTGTTTCTTAACTTAAAGTTACTAGATACAGAGAGGACGAAGAAATATGCCGGATATTGTCTTGTCACCCCAGGAACGGCGGCTCCAGGCCGAGATCGCAGGCAATCCCGTGCTGCACACGCGGCAGCGGACCTATAACATCCTGAATACATTTGCCGCCACTAAGCCGCGTGTTGATGTGGAGCGGGCTAAATATTTTACCGAGTCTTTTCGGCAAACCGAGGGAGAACCGCTTATTCTCCGCTGGTCGAAAGCGTTGAAACATATTGCCGAACATATCACTGTCTATATCGATGACCATCAGCAGCTGGTAGGCAGAGCCGGCTCACCCGGGCGGTATGGCATTTTATATCCTGAGCTGGATGGTGATTTCCTTGGTCAGGCCATTGAGCAAATGCCAACCCGGGTTGAGTCGCCCTTTAACATAGCGGCGGCTGATGCCCGGATTGTTATTGAGGAGATTGCCCCGTACTGGCAAGGGAAAACTTTTCATGAAAATCTGGCCAAAGCCCTGCCGCAAGAAACGCTGAAATATACCTATGATCCGGAAGATCCGCTGAAATCAAGGTTTATTGTTAACGAAACAGCGTCTTTCCGATCTTCAATTCAATGGGTACATGACTATGAAAAGGTATTGAAACGCGGTTTTAAAGGCATAAAAGCAGAAGCCAGAGAAAAGCTTTCCCGGTTAGACCCCTTAAGTCCGGTTGATACCATGGAAAAAGCCCCTTTCCTGCAGGCCGTGGTTATTGCTTGTGAGGCAATTATTCTCTGGGCTAACCGGCATGCCGACCTTGCCGAAAAACTGGCTGCACAGGAAGCCGACCTGTCACGCCAGGCGGAGTTACGGCAGATTGCGGACATATGCCGGTGGGTGCCGGAAAACCCGGCCCGTAATTTCCGGGAAGCGATGCAAGCCCAGTGGTTTACCCAAATGTTTTCCCGGCTGGAGCAAAAGACCGGGACCATTATATCCAACGGCCGTATGGACCAGTACCTGTATCCCTTTTACCAGCAGGATATCGAAGCAGGCGTGCTGTCAGCAGCAGCCGCCCTGCAGTTACTGGAATGCATGTGGCTGGCGATGGCTCAGTTTATTGACCTGTATATCTCGCCAACCGGAGGCGCCTTTAATGAAGGCTATGCCCATTGGGAAGCCGTAACCATCGGCGGGCAGACGCCTGAAGGCCGGGATGCCACCAACGAGCTGACTTACCTGTTTTTGCAGTCTAAACGCGAATTTCCCCTGCATTATCCCGATCTTGCCGCCCGCATTCATGGACGGG contains:
- a CDS encoding 4Fe-4S dicluster domain-containing protein, with protein sequence MSKKPDFKKYGFIPQRQPGLLLMRLRNRAGNITAADLCKVAELAERFGTGKVHVTIRQGMEIPGVKEEQFEEARQAVLAAGLLPAVCGLRIRPVVACPGTNTCPYGLVNTEALAARLDAEFVGRDLPAKTKFAVSGCANACTKPQAHDIGFRGAAEPVVDHELCVKCGACVKRCPAQAMAIDNETLAIDYDQCLACGVCVRLCPKQALKTGRVGYHIFAGGKGGRYPNDAALIATFVAEEEVIPYLEAILAVYQELADKGQRLSMVMARHGAAAIAAQVEKVAAAAE
- the hpsG gene encoding (2S)-3-sulfopropanediol dehydratase codes for the protein MPDIVLSPQERRLQAEIAGNPVLHTRQRTYNILNTFAATKPRVDVERAKYFTESFRQTEGEPLILRWSKALKHIAEHITVYIDDHQQLVGRAGSPGRYGILYPELDGDFLGQAIEQMPTRVESPFNIAAADARIVIEEIAPYWQGKTFHENLAKALPQETLKYTYDPEDPLKSRFIVNETASFRSSIQWVHDYEKVLKRGFKGIKAEAREKLSRLDPLSPVDTMEKAPFLQAVVIACEAIILWANRHADLAEKLAAQEADLSRQAELRQIADICRWVPENPARNFREAMQAQWFTQMFSRLEQKTGTIISNGRMDQYLYPFYQQDIEAGVLSAAAALQLLECMWLAMAQFIDLYISPTGGAFNEGYAHWEAVTIGGQTPEGRDATNELTYLFLQSKREFPLHYPDLAARIHGRVPARYLYEVAETIKEGSGFPKLINDEEVVPLLLAKGASLEEAFDYAVSGCAECRMPNRDTYTSPCAYINFPAAVEMTIYNGKMQLHGNEQIGPETGDPRDFATWEEFWQAYLTQHINFLKHAFIQQQVIINLRARHFAWPLGSALHDLCMQHYKDIHTPVIEGGIDLGYFEFMGYGTVVDSLAAIKKLVYEEKTVTMAELVAAMECNFEGREVIRQLLLNAPKYGNDDPYADAIAKELDRQCLQFTRKYSKELGVHLDLRLVPFTSHVPFGKVVSATPNGRKAYTPLSDGSSASQGADVNGPTAVLLSNYMSKNTGFRERAARLLNVKLSPACVAGEGGTDKLVAFIRTWCDLKLWHLQFNVINRATLLAAKKDPEKYRNLIVRIAGYSAYFTDLSPDLQDDLIARTEHTAI
- a CDS encoding LysR family transcriptional regulator, which translates into the protein MSLSKYEIFSTIVEAGSLTKAAEKLNLTQSGVSYAVSTLEAELGFALLKRDRSGISLTSNGERILKHVQRILHEEMLLRQETAAIKGFDTGTVRLGTLSSVSMQWLPEILARFSESHPQIEVKTYLGCYDEMNDWIAGGTVDFGFVSLPISKPFETIPLKKDKLVVILPPDHPLRHQQVIAYAQIKDESFIMPQWGSDDNIKRLLNEHKLNLQIRYELMEERTILAMVQKGLGISILPELILVNVPDNVHVVDLAEQDYRIIGIAALSLKNISPAAKKFLNCIRSWLQENNMLDFDNSHAAKRASS